In Tribolium castaneum strain GA2 chromosome 4, icTriCast1.1, whole genome shotgun sequence, one DNA window encodes the following:
- the LOC657169 gene encoding phospholipase B1, membrane-associated isoform X1, protein MFTTKYFFVLLFTFVTPRPAEFDALIGPFRQIRLAAFKFINSTGRENLPILRARNKVQQVAKIAFPCPLNNTRSPQPPENVNKVRPGDIDVIAGLGDSITAGVGLMAVNLLQIFLEYRGIAATAGGEATWRKYLTLPNILKVFNPNLTGFATATTLTLNPESRFNVGESGAVSEDTPYMAKVMIKRMVEDPSIDIHKHWKMVTLMIGPNDFCSQICYKNNLTAILEEHRNDLLQVLRILKYNLPRTIVNVIPPPNLEILIGFTGVPPKCELSHLFECPCLFGPTSGNRQDIYIKLMKLWQKLDMEIVNSEEFDSDNFTVVLQPFTLDFFLPNTTKGVTDFSYLAEDCFHMSQKGNARIANALWNNIMEPVGQKSTRPVEIFEKFNCPSQERPYIFTRKNSVR, encoded by the exons ATGTTCacaacgaaatattttttcgtgcTTTTATTCACTTTTGTGACACCAAGACCAGCAGAATTTGACGCTTTGATTGGCCCTTTCCGCCAAATCCGCCTGGCGGCATTCAAATTCATAAACAGCACGGGTCGGGAAAATTTGCCAATTTTGCGGGCGAGAAAC AAAGTGCAACAAGTGGCTAAAATCGCCTTCCCGTGCCCGCTTAACAACACCCGGAGCCCGCAACCGCCGGAAAATGTTAACAAAGTCCGGCCTGGAGACATCGATGTGATTGCCGGGCTTGGGGACAGTATCACTGCCGGAGTTGGTTTGATGGCAGTTAATCTCTTGCAAATTTTCCTGGAATATCGGGGAATCGCCGCAACTGCTG GGGGTGAAGCCACCTGGCGCAAATATTTGACCCTCcctaatattttaaaagttttcaatCCGAATTTGACCGGTTTTGCGACCGCAACCACATTAACTTTGAACCCAGAGTCGAGGTTTAACGTCGGCGAGAGTGGGGCTGTTTCAGAGGACACCCCGTATATGGCCAAAGTGATGATTAAGAGAATGGTGGAGGACCCGAGCATTGATATTCACAAGCATTGGAAG ATGGTGACTTTAATGATCGGTCCGAACGATTTCTGCAGCCAGATTTGCTACAAGAATAATCTTACGGCGATTTTGGAGGAACACCGAAATGATTTATTGCAGGTTTTGCGCATTTTGAAGTATAATCTGCCGCGGACGATAGTTAACGTGATACCGCCACCAA ATCTGGAAATTTTGATTGGGTTCACTGGGGTCCCACCCAAGTGTGAGCTTAGCCATTTGTTCGAATGTCCGTGTCTTTTCGGGCCAACGAGTGGCAACAGACAAgacatttacataaaattgatGAAACTGTGGCAAAAACTAGACATGGAAATCGTCAATAGTGAAGAATTTGATAGTGATAACTTTACGGTTGTTCTCCAACCCTTTACTCTTGATTTTTTCCTGCCTAATACGACCAAAGGAGTGACTGATTTTTCGTATTTGGCCGAAGATTGTTTCCACATGAGTCAGAAAGGCAACGCTCGAA tagcgAATGCTTTGTGGAACAATATTATGGAACCGGTTGGGCAAAAGTCCACCCGACCAGttgaaattttcgaaaagttcAATTGTCCATCGCAGGAGCGGCCGTACATTTTCACCCGAAAAAACAGTGTCAGGTAG
- the LOC657169 gene encoding phospholipase B1, membrane-associated isoform X2 produces the protein MFTTKYFFVLLFTFVTPRPAEFDALIGPFRQIRLAAFKFINSTGRENLPILRARNKVQQVAKIAFPCPLNNTRSPQPPENVNKVRPGDIDVIAGLGDSITAGVGLMAVNLLQIFLEYRGIAATAGGEATWRKYLTLPNILKVFNPNLTGFATATTLTLNPESRFNVGESGAVSEDTPYMAKVMIKRMVEDPSIDIHKHWKMVTLMIGPNDFCSQICYKNNLTAILEEHRNDLLQVLRILKYNLPRTIVNVIPPPNLEILIGFTGVPPKCELSHLFECPCLFGPTSGNRQDIYIKLMKLWQKLDMEIVNSEEFDSDNFTVVLQPFTLDFFLPNTTKGVTDFSYLAEDCFHMSQKGNARTNALWNNIMEPVGQKSTRPVEIFEKFNCPSQERPYIFTRKNSVR, from the exons ATGTTCacaacgaaatattttttcgtgcTTTTATTCACTTTTGTGACACCAAGACCAGCAGAATTTGACGCTTTGATTGGCCCTTTCCGCCAAATCCGCCTGGCGGCATTCAAATTCATAAACAGCACGGGTCGGGAAAATTTGCCAATTTTGCGGGCGAGAAAC AAAGTGCAACAAGTGGCTAAAATCGCCTTCCCGTGCCCGCTTAACAACACCCGGAGCCCGCAACCGCCGGAAAATGTTAACAAAGTCCGGCCTGGAGACATCGATGTGATTGCCGGGCTTGGGGACAGTATCACTGCCGGAGTTGGTTTGATGGCAGTTAATCTCTTGCAAATTTTCCTGGAATATCGGGGAATCGCCGCAACTGCTG GGGGTGAAGCCACCTGGCGCAAATATTTGACCCTCcctaatattttaaaagttttcaatCCGAATTTGACCGGTTTTGCGACCGCAACCACATTAACTTTGAACCCAGAGTCGAGGTTTAACGTCGGCGAGAGTGGGGCTGTTTCAGAGGACACCCCGTATATGGCCAAAGTGATGATTAAGAGAATGGTGGAGGACCCGAGCATTGATATTCACAAGCATTGGAAG ATGGTGACTTTAATGATCGGTCCGAACGATTTCTGCAGCCAGATTTGCTACAAGAATAATCTTACGGCGATTTTGGAGGAACACCGAAATGATTTATTGCAGGTTTTGCGCATTTTGAAGTATAATCTGCCGCGGACGATAGTTAACGTGATACCGCCACCAA ATCTGGAAATTTTGATTGGGTTCACTGGGGTCCCACCCAAGTGTGAGCTTAGCCATTTGTTCGAATGTCCGTGTCTTTTCGGGCCAACGAGTGGCAACAGACAAgacatttacataaaattgatGAAACTGTGGCAAAAACTAGACATGGAAATCGTCAATAGTGAAGAATTTGATAGTGATAACTTTACGGTTGTTCTCCAACCCTTTACTCTTGATTTTTTCCTGCCTAATACGACCAAAGGAGTGACTGATTTTTCGTATTTGGCCGAAGATTGTTTCCACATGAGTCAGAAAGGCAACGCTCGAA cgAATGCTTTGTGGAACAATATTATGGAACCGGTTGGGCAAAAGTCCACCCGACCAGttgaaattttcgaaaagttcAATTGTCCATCGCAGGAGCGGCCGTACATTTTCACCCGAAAAAACAGTGTCAGGTAG
- the LOC657084 gene encoding phospholipase B1, membrane-associated yields MVFRSCIYGFFVFYLCNGQKPDTFGNSTLRFPLMGSSVRRQPPIPPSFKFPCSTTMGRSPSRPTSVHRLRPGDIDVVGAMGDSLIAGNGALEEWALGTMIEYRGVSWCAGGQGTWREFLTLPNILKEFNPNLTGFSTGTGEFSSPRSQLNVAFPVSADADALTQAKVLVGRMRRNKRIDFERDWKMVTIFFGANDICSGQCYNKVEFSPRMHAKKLMVALDYLQRALPRAFVNLIPVLDVSVSVRIKRTMMCRFLHTLFCACFHRGGNEMDVITQMTREYQRAEEELIFSGRYDTKDDFTVVLQPFMKLFNAPDDKARRYDEVIDISYITYDCFHFSQKGHALGANMLWNNLLQPVGRKSTKRLNYIMESFECPKPEAPFLFTRKNSRTFLETGHQ; encoded by the exons ATGGTCTTCCGTTCATGTATTTATGGTTTCTTCGTTTTTTACTTGTGCAATGGCCAAAAACCGGACACTTTCGGTAACAGT ACGCTGCGATTTCCCCTCATGGGTAGCAGCGTCCGTCGCCAGCCCCCCATCCCCCCTTCGTTCAAATTCCCGTGCTCGACCACCATGGGTCGGTCCCCATCGCGCCCCACCAGCGTCCACCGCCTGCGTCCCGGCGACATCGACGTGGTCGGCGCCATGGGCGACTCCCTGATTGCCGGAAACGGCGCCCTGGAGGAATGGGCTTTGGGGACCATGATCGAGTACCGGGGCGTGTCCTGGTGCGCAGGGGGACAGGGCACCTGGCGCGAGTTCCTCACCCTGCCCAACATCCTCAAGGAGTTCAACCCCAACCTGACGGGCTTCTCGACGGGCACTGGGGAGTTCTCGTCCCCCAGGTCCCAGCTAAATGTCGCGTTTCCCGTCTCCGCAGACGCGGATGCCTTGACACAGGCCAAAGTCTTGGTCGGACGCATGCGGAGGAATAAAAGGATCGACTTTGAGAGGGACTGGAAGATGGTGACGATTTTCTTCGGGGCTAATGACATTTGCTCAGGGCAGTGTTACAACAAAGTGGAGTTTTCGCCACGAATGCATGCGAAGAAGCTTATGGTAGCCCTTGATTACCTACAAAGGGCTTTGCCGAGGGCTTTTGTTAACTTAATCCCAGTTTTAG ATGTTTCGGTCAGTGTTCGCATTAAAAGAACGATGATGTGCCGCTTTTTGCACACTTTGTTCTGTGCCTGTTTCCACAGAGGAGGAAACGAGATGGACGTTATAACCCAAATGACCCGGGAGTACCAAAGGGCAGAGGAGGAGCTT ATTTTTAGCGGCCGTTATGACACCAAGGACGATTTCACCGTTGTCCTGCAACCCTTCATGAAATTATTCAATGCACCGGACGACAAAGCCCGGAGATATGACGAAGTGATCGACATTTCGTACATAACGTACGACTGTTTCCATTTTTCGCAAAAAGGACACGCTCTGG gAGCAAATATGCTTTGGAACAATTTGCTGCAGCCGGTGGGGCGTAAGAGCACAAAACGGCTCAATTATATCATGGAAAGTTTCGAGTGTCCGAAGCCCGAAGCCCCATTTCTGTTCACTCGAAAAAATTCGCGAACTTTTTTAGAGACTGGTCATCAGTGA
- the LOC100142156 gene encoding small integral membrane protein 20 codes for MTILRGWRYNVFIGGLVGVIALTLYPIAIEPMLNSEKYKKIQERNRRGIKQEDVQPGNMKVWSDPFGRK; via the exons atgactattttgcGGGGCTGGCGCTACAATGTCTTTATCGGGGGTTTAGTAGGTGTTATAGCCCTAACCCTTTACCCCATTGCAATTGAGCCAAtgttaaattcggaaaaataCA aaaaaatacaagaaagaAATAGGAGAGGGATTAAACAGGAGGACGTCCAGCCTGGAA ATATGAAGGTTTGGTCGGATCCTTTTGGTAGGAAATAA
- the LOC656832 gene encoding WD repeat domain phosphoinositide-interacting protein 4 has product MASDRKILSLRFNQDQGCFSCCMESGVRIYNVEPLVEKSHYDVETVGSVSKCEMLYRTNILALVSGGTRPMFSDNILLIFDDLLKKFILEITFPSSIQAVRLRKDKIIVALLTSIHVFSFPSPTQRLFSLETIKNPRGLLELSPLGAGEKQIIIFPGHKTGSVQILDLACTEIGISSAPVWISAHKGELACLAFNQQATKIATASVQGTLIRVWDLATKTQLVELRRGTDPATIYCINFSSNSDYLCCSSDKGTVHIFAIKDTSRNKRMIIANTNLFGKYANSQWALANFTVPQECACICAFTENNSVIIAACLDGTFHKYVFNQDGNCNRDGFDVFLDVSDDVENLL; this is encoded by the exons ATGGCCAGTGATCGGAAAATCCTAAGTTTGAGGTTCAACCAGGACCAAG GTTGTTTCTCGTGTTGTATGGAAAGTGGCGTAAGAATTTACAATGTGGAACCACTGGTTGAGAAAAGCCACTACG aCGTTGAAACGGTCGGAAGTGTCTCAAAATGTGAGATGTTGTACCGCACCAACATACTCGCACTAGTCTCGGGGGGCACCCGCCCCATGTTCTCCGACAACATCCTCCTCATTTTCGACGACTTACTCAAAAAATTCATCCTGGAAATAACTTTCCCCTCGTCCATCCAAGCTGTGCGTTTACGCAAAGACAA AATAATCGTAGCTCTATTGACAAGCATCCACGTGTTCTCCTTCCCCTCGCCAACGCAGCGCCTCTTCTCCCTGGAAACCATCAAAAACCCCAGAGGCTTGCTCGAGTTGAGCCCTCTGGGCGCAGGCGAGAAACAAATCATCATTTTCCCCGGACATAAAACGGGAAGCGTGCAAATTCTGGACCTGGCCTGCACTGAAATTGGCATTTCCAGTGCCCCAGTCTGGATCAGCGCCCACAAAGGCGAACTCGCCTGCTTGGCTTTCAACCAACAAGCCACCAAAATCGCAACGGCCTCGGTCCAAGGCACCCTGATCAGGGTCTGGGACTTGGCGACTAAAACGCAATTGGTGGAGCTGAGGAGGGGCACAGACCCGGCCACCATTTATTG tATCAATTTTAGCAGCAACTCGGATTATTTGTGCTGTTCGAGCGATAAAGGCACTGTGCATATTTTCGCAATCAAAGACACGTCCCGTAACAAGCGAATGAT AATTGCAAATACGAATCTTTTCGGGAAATACGCCAACTCGCAGTGGGCTTTGGCCAATTTTACCGTCCCGCAAGAGTGTGCGTGTATTTGTGCCTTTACAGaaaataattctgtaattattg CTGCTTGTCTCGACGGCACGTTTCATAAGTACGTCTTCAACCAAGACGGCAATTGCAACAGAGACGGATTCGATGTTTTTCTCGACGTTTCAGACGACGtcgaaaatttactttaa